In Macaca nemestrina isolate mMacNem1 chromosome 14, mMacNem.hap1, whole genome shotgun sequence, the sequence gtttttttattttaatttttttttagatgaaatctcgctctgttgcccaggctggagtacaatggcgcgatctcggctcactgcaagctccgcctcccgagttcacgccattctcctgcctcagactcctgagtagctgggactacaggcgcccgccacctcgcccggctaagtttttgtatttttagcagagatggggtttcactgtgttagccaggatggtctcgatctcttgacctcgtgatcctccggcctccgcctcccgaagtgctgggattacaggcttgagccaccgggcctggccaaaaagttatttttaatttaaaaattccttttaagATTTGTCTtaacctaataccataaaaaccctagaggaaaacctaggtagtaccattcaggacataggcatgggcaaagacttcatgtctaaaacaccaaaagcaacagcagcaaaagccaaaattgacaaatgggatctcattaaactaaagagcttctgcacagcaaaagaaactaccatcagaatgaacaggcaacctacagaatgggagaaaatttttgcaatctactcatctgacaaagggctaatatccagaacctacaaagaactcaaacaaatttacaagaaaaaaacaaacaaccccatcaaaaagtgggcaaaggatatgaacagacatttctcaaaagaagacattcatacagccaacagacacatgaaaaaatgctcatcatcactggccatcagagaaatgcaaatcaaaaccacaatgagataccatctcacaccagttagaatggcgatcattaaaaagtcaggaaacaacaggtgctggagaggatgtggagaaataggaacacttttacactgttggtgggattgtaaactagttcaaccattatggaaaacagtatggcgattcctcaaggatctagaactagatgtaccatatgacccagccatcccattactgggtatatacccaaaggattataaattatgctgctataaagacacatgcacacgtatgtttattgcggcactattcacaatagcaaagtcttggaatcaacccaaatgtccatcagtgacagattggattaagaaaatgtggcacatatacaccatagaatactatgcagcgataaaaaaggatgagtttttgtcctttgtagggacatggatgcagctggaaaccatcattcttagcaaactatcacaagaacagaaaaccaaacaccgcatgttctcactcataggtgggaactgaacaatgagatcacttggactcaggaaggggaacatcacacaccggggcctatcatggggaggggggaggggggaggggggagggattgcattgggagttatacctgatgtaaatgacgagttgatgggtgcagcacaccaacaaggcacaagtatacatatgtaacaaacctgcacgttatgcacatgtaccctacaacttaaagtataataataataaataaatttaaaaaaaaaaaagatttgtcttAAATACTATCTATTGAATTGTATTTGTTCAATaattgtgaactttttttttccaagaaaatgtTCTTATTGCTCAGATATCTTTTCTCCTAGCCTCTTTTTTTTATAGACAACTCTTGTTTTATTGATTCAAAAGCCTCTTTAATTCCATTGATAAAACTACTgaaaattttctttaacattttcacCATCTCCCCACGTTAACTGATTTCCAGCAAAGGccgtttgtttatttatttatttatttattttatttatttatttttttgagatggagtctcacactgtcgcccaggctggagtgcagtggggcaatcttggctcactgcaaactccatcccccccaggtttacaccattctcctgcctcagcctcccgagtagctgggaccacaggcgcccgctaccacgcctggctcattttttgtatttttagtagagacgaggtttcactgtgttagccaggatggtctcaatctcctgacctcgtgatctgccctcctcggcctcccaaagtgctaggattacaggcgtgagccactgcgcccagccaaggctgtttatttttttatgtttttgagatggagtctcactctgccacccaggctggagtgcagtggcatgatctcagctcactgcagcctctgcctcccgggttccagcgattctcctgtctcagcctcccaggtagctgagatcacaggcatgcgccaccacgcccggctaatttttatatttttagtagagataggggtttcaccatgttgaccaggctggtctcgaactcctgacctcagatgatctgcccgccttggcatcccaaagtactaggatctTTATTTTAATTGTCAGTTTGTTTCTATGGGGTTAAAAGTTTATGTCAGAAATTTTCTGTTCTGCTGATCCTTTTAACTGGACTTCTAGACTGATCACTATTTGGAGCCGACTTGGAATTCCTCACAATCATGTGGGTGACTCTTAGATGCCCCTGGTGGGCATTGTTTCTATCTTCCTCTGACTACTATGTGGCTTCAGGGATTCTTCAGTGAAAAACAAGTGATGGCTGCCACTTGGCTGCATGCTTGGTTAAGCCAAGTCAGGTGGTTAATACAATTTATTTGATCCTCCTGGACTTTTTTCGGTTTTTGCATTACTCTGATGGCTCATGAGAGGCCACTGGTATCTAGGACAGAGCCCAGGGATGAATGATAtcttccaaaaggaaaaagaaaagaggcctgTGCCCTTGACCCTTGCATCAGTTTTGCCACACCTTCCTTACTCCCCTCTCTTCTCCAAGACCATGAATGATTTTCTGGTGAGGACTCTGAGTGAGGATGAGAGAGAGACAAAGCTACAGGTTAATTTATGAagatacagagacagaaaaattcagcaaacagtttaaataatttatatgacaaggagaaaaaaaaacaatgaagagaaaaataaaactattatttaatATGGAGTAGGAAGAGCTTGAAAGGTAACATAAAAGTAAGGACCCACAAGAGTTtctatattcttttaaaagtgCTCGcttatcttttcaataaatgtgttGATTCAAATTACTTCTCTGGGATCTGGGAGTAGTCCAGAAGCCAAAAATAGCCAATCTGGTCAGAAAGCAGCAGCCAAATATGttcaaatatgttcaaagaaaGAAGCCATGGAGCAATTGAATCAAAGACCTACAGACTAGAGcttttcattcatccaacaaTAAAAATGTGAAGAGTTACTTTTGCTTGACATCAATTCGTTCGGTATCTATCACGGAGAATGAGAACTACAAGATTAGACAAACAAGAACATACTTTGGTGGAGATGCATTAAATGTTTCCTGTTCCTACAGAGCCCTTCTATGTAATGAGATTCTGTGTAATGAGGTTACCTATGTAACCTTTGATCTACTTGGTCTTTCACCTTGTCCTCTGAGACTCTCAGGTGGGAGCAATCAGAAAGCACAGAGCCATCAGGACCCCTCCACCATCACTGTGGGAAGCGTTTCTGAAATACCAGGCTTCTCACAGCACCCTTCACGTCCTTGTTCCTCAGGCTGTAGATGATGGGGTTGAGCATGGGGGTCACCACCCCACAGAAAAGGGAAATGAGTTTGTCTGCAAGGTCCTGTTTGTCTGCTCCCAGCAGGTCCTTAGACTTGGGCTTCCCATACATGAAGAGGATGGTCCCATAGAAGACGATCATGACAGTGAGGTGGGCAGAGCAGGTGGAGAAGGCCTTTCTCCTCCCCTCAGCTGAGGGGATCCTCAGGATGGTGGCAATGATGAAGACATAGGAGAAAGTGATGAGCAGAACCGGGACTCCCAGGAAGATCACATTGGTCACTCCCATACTGATCACATTGACAGAGATATCAGCACAGGTCAACTTCAGGACAGCCAGAATCTCACAGGTGAAGTGGTTGATGATGTTGTCTCCACAGAAGGGCAGCCTCATTGCAAGGGATGTCTGCACCATGGCAGTGAGgcttccagctacccaggagctGGCAGCCATGGGCACATAAGTAGCTTTGCTCATGACTTCAGAGTACCTAAGGGGGTTGCAGATGGCCACGTAGCGATCAAACGCCATCACGCTCAGGAGAACACACTCTGTGGCTCCCATGGCAAAGGAGAGGAACATCTGCACTGCACAGGCTGAGAAGGAGATGGTTTTCCTGGGAGTCAGGAAGCTATTAAGGGTGAGTGGGACTGAGGAGGTTGTATAGCAGATGTCCAGGAAGGAGAGGTTCCCCAGGAAGAAGTACATGGGTGTGTCCAGGCGGGAGTCAAGGATGGTCACCAGGATGAGGACCCCATTGCCCAGCAGGATCACCAGGTACATCAGCAGGATGAGCATGAAGAATGTCTTCTCCAACTTTGGATGGGCAGAGAGGCCCAGGAGAACAAACGCCATCACAGGGGAGGTCTGATTGGAACTGACCATTGTGTCTCTATGTCACTTGCACAAACTCAGAGGGCCAGCTCCATGATTCTCTGATGCCTAAAGTGCCCAGACAGCCAGTGAGGAAGCCCAGACTTGCTGAGCAATTGGAGAACATCTCTGACAATTCAAAGGGTTTTCTATATTGCTTTAAATAAAATGCAGGAAATTTGATCAAAATCTACTTGGTGGTATTTGGCCACCCCATAGAGAGGTTTCAAATGTCACCTGATTAGATTTAATTTTCCTCATCATATTTAAGACAGGCATCACACATTTACTTCAAGTTACAGGTGTGGATGATTCACTTTGCTCAATTTTGGCAAGAAATGTTATATtcaatttgtatgttttttcccCTTGAGACCTAGGACTGGTAGAAAAAACTGGTACGCCTCATCCCCAATCCCTGACCATTCTGCTCTGtgagcactttttaaaattattatcattatttgagacagagtctcactccattacctaggctggagtgcagtagggcaaatacagctcattgcagccacaacctccaggctcaagcgatcctcctgcctcaatctcccaggtagctgggaccacatgcctgggccaccacacctggctaatttttaattttttgtcaagACGAggtgtcactttgttgcccaggctgggcttaaattcctggactcaagcaatcctgccaccctggcctccaaagtgctgggattacaggcgtgaaccacggcaCCCGGCCTGTGAGCACTTTAAGAtgctctctgcctcctcttttcTAGATCGCTTCCGAGATCTACGGAGCCCTGGGCTATTTgtccattcactcactcacttgccAGACTCTTCTGGAGCACGTATTAACAGGACTGGCATTTGCCAACCAATCAATGCACGGGAATCGTgaagttctttttcttctctggaaCTTCATTTCCTGACGCTTACTTTGGAATAGATTATTATCAGAGATATTCCATCCCAGGGACTAAATGGTCTCATGGATTTCTCATTCTTGGACTGCTGCACCATGGGGACatccttttctatttccttcaaaATTCCCTCTGTGCCACTTAGTCACCAGGTATGCCACCGGGGATGGAGCTGGGCCCACAAGAGtttctatattgttttaaaagtgcTCACttaccttttcaacaaatgtgttGATTCAAATTTACTTCTCTGGGCTCTGAGAGTAGTCCAGAAGCCAGACATAGCCAATCTGGTCAGAAAGCAGCAGCCATATGAGTTAGTGCCTGAAATGGGTGAACGTTTTCTTGTCTTTGTTCTGTGTTTTGGTAAAATCCACAGAAACCATTCATTGCTCATACAAAGCCACTTAAATCCCATCCTGCTATTGGGATTATTCTAGTCCCTGAAGTCATTTAAAGTTTGGAAATTCAAGTTACCAAGTCAAGAAACTTCTTATACATCTGGGATTATGTCCCTGTGATCCAATTACTCTGAAGTTTCTCCAGAAatactttcttctctcttccctctcttcctaccCATTTTGCTGGGCTATTGGAAAGTATTAGAGAGAAAGGATCACCCTAGCCCTCCCCAAATTAACAAGAACCCCCAGTCCATGAGAACTGTCACCAGAGTCCATGATAGATCTGGGGGAATGTGAAACCACACAGGACAAATCCTTGTGGGTTAGTCCCCTTGGCCATTTACAAATTCAAAGGGTTTAGGATCTCAGGTTTGGATGAAAGCCAGTGACCTAGAAGATCTCTTGTCTGCATCCCACCAAATAGGTTCTGTTAGGCAGTTCCTACCCAGACCAGACCTTTAAAGGGTCATAAGTGAATCTGGTCATGGCTTCTACCAGAGAGTTTCAGAGGCAAGGCAGCTGTGGACTTGAAAAAAAGCAGTTGATCACAGAAGTGGTGTCCTGTTGCGAACAGCTCAGtcctttcctgtgtgtgtgtgtgtgtgcatgagtataCTATATCTGTGCATTTGTGAGAGCAGTGCTGATTTATCACTGGGATCTAGTAACCTCCACTTCTGAGATCCAAAACTGAGAGCTGTGACTGCCCAGGCAGCAACCAGAAGCATCTTCAATGTGGATCACTGTTTCCTGATACACTATAGTTTCTTAATCACATTCCAGTTTTCCCTTTCCCATTTAATTCTAATACCGGAGATGGTAGGTGGCACATGTGATGAGCTCTCATTCCACAGATGTTCTTGGTGTGCAAGAAGAGCCTGCCCAGTTTAGCAAAAATGCTTGGGCAATCCTGACCACCTCTTTCACAAATGAACATGCCTGCCTTATACTCCAGCTCTAAAACTCCTAGAATCAAGTACATGCCACATTCATAGTCATAAGCCATTTTGTCTtgcattgaatttttttctttttgtgagataTACATACAAAAGAGAGTAAAAAGCATATGTAAACCattcaagaaaaaataagaaaatatactaCCATGTCCCCCTCCTCCACTCAGGTTAAAATTAGGATGTTCCAGAACCTCAGAAGCCCCTCTTATTTTCTTATCCAATTATATTTCCTTATTCCCTCCCTTCCAGAAGTGACCATTATTTTGACTTCTATGGAAATCATTTTGTGGTAGGCAGAATCTTAGTGATCCCCCACATGATCACACAATTCCCTTCGTGCGGTGATCAAATACTAACCTAGGTACTGCTGTGAAGGGATTTTGTCAATGTAACTAAAGTTCCAAATCAGTTGTCTTTAAGATCAGAAGATTGTCCAGCAAGGTCTGACCTAATCAAGTGagccctttaaaaataattttctctggtTAGTAGCAGAAGGAGAAGCCAGATTCAAAGTGTGGGAAGGATTCCACATGCTGTTTCTTGATTGTGAGATGGAGGGAGCCTCGAACAAGAACCAGAGAGCTGCCACAAGGAGCTAAGCATGACCCCTGGCGACGGCCAGTAAGGAAACCGGGACCATAGTCTAAAAAACACAAGGAATTGAATTTTGCCACCAATAGCAATGAGCTTGAAAGCTGACATTTTCTCAGAGCGCAGCCTAACTCACCCAACCTTCTCACTTCCGGAACTGTGAGCTACTAATGAGGTGTTTCACGCTGCTGATAgtggggtggtttgttatgcagcaagaGAAAGCTAATATGTATTCCCTTCATTTCCTTCACAGTTTGACCTTCTACAATGTACTAGTATACAATGGATTGttccattttgaaaaatggaGTAACAATTACAAACCTAGcttttaaaacaatacatttaaggggtacaagtgaAGTTTTGTTACACAGATATACTGAATATGGTGAAGTCTGGGTTTTTAGTGCAACCATCACCCAAAATAATGTACATTATGCCAGTTAAGTaatttctcctccctcagcccccgtCACCATCCCACACTTCCAAGTCT encodes:
- the LOC105485754 gene encoding olfactory receptor 13C7-like, translating into MVSSNQTSPVMAFVLLGLSAHPKLEKTFFMLILLMYLVILLGNGVLILVTILDSRLDTPMYFFLGNLSFLDICYTTSSVPLTLNSFLTPRKTISFSACAVQMFLSFAMGATECVLLSVMAFDRYVAICNPLRYSEVMSKATYVPMAASSWVAGSLTAMVQTSLAMRLPFCGDNIINHFTCEILAVLKLTCADISVNVISMGVTNVIFLGVPVLLITFSYVFIIATILRIPSAEGRRKAFSTCSAHLTVMIVFYGTILFMYGKPKSKDLLGADKQDLADKLISLFCGVVTPMLNPIIYSLRNKDVKGAVRSLVFQKRFPQ